One Siniperca chuatsi isolate FFG_IHB_CAS linkage group LG3, ASM2008510v1, whole genome shotgun sequence genomic region harbors:
- the zgc:77849 gene encoding UPF0472 protein C16orf72 homolog, which translates to MEERKEEGEAEIQEHGPEHWFSKWERQCLAEAEQDVPNEEETEQSQQKLWHLFQNSATAVAQLYKDRVCQQQGLSLWVPFQNAATAVTNLYKESMEARQRSYDLGIHLGYQRRNKDVIAWVKKRRRTIRREDLISFLCGKVPPPRTARAPPRVAMVSASRPSPPETGSSVETDLQPFREAIALHGLSGAMASISVRSGPPGSPTHPAQSLSRRRNGLHDVDLNTFIAEEMALHLDSTANRKRGPAPCSDVITDSPTHKRNRML; encoded by the exons atggaggagaggaaggaggagggagaagcgGAGATCCAAGAGCACGGCCCCGAACACTGGTTCTCCAAATGGGAACGACAGTGCTTAGCAGAGGCCGAACAGGATGTTCCGAACGAGGAGGAGACGGAACAAAGCCAACAGAAACTGTGGCACCTCTTTCAGAACTCCGCCACCGCGGTAGCACAGCTCTACAAAG atAGAGTATGTCAGCAGCAAGGCCTCTCTCTCTGGGTGCCCTTCCAGAATGCAGCCACAGCCGTCACTAACCTGTATAAAG AGAGTATGGAGGCCCGCCAACGGAGCTATGACCTGGGCATCCACTTAGGCTACCAGCGCAGGAATAAGGATGTGATTGCATGGGTTAAGAAACGCAGAAGAACTATCAGGCGCGAAGACCTCATCAGCTTCCTGTGTGGCAAAGTTCCACCTCCGCGGACGGCTCGCGCCCCGCCCAGAGTTGCCATGGTGTCTGCAAGCCGACCATCACCCCCAGAGACGGGCAGCTCTGTGGAGACCGACCTGCAGCCTTTCAGAGAGGCCATAGCACTGCATG GTCTTAGCGGTGCCATGGCAAGCATTTCTGTGCGTTCTGGTCCTCCTGGTTCCCCAACTCACCCTGCCCAGTCCCTCAGTCGTCGTAGGAATGGTCTCCATGATGTGGACCTCAACACCTTCATTGCTGAGGAGATGGCACTCCATTTGGATTCCACAGCCAATCGTAAACGAGGCCCTGCCCCCTGTAGTGATGTCATCACAGACTCACCTACTCATAAACGTAACAGGATGCTCTGA